The Falsibacillus pallidus genome has a window encoding:
- a CDS encoding MGDG synthase family glycosyltransferase, producing MKKVLFLPLFQMQSGHHQVSETMMNLLKKRNPSAEYKKIELFTYINESLGETVTKGYLTWINDFPKAYEWIYKKAGYSEEKKDKPKRTLEFFFLRKMEQLLEEEKPDLVVCTQAFSSYLVSRLKMYGRTQVAAINVYTDFFVNHFWGKEGIDLHFVPTADVKEYLVREHRLSPNQIQVTGIPIHSEFKRGQANVKKDQKENQVLIAGGSSGLGDIVDLIPREQKDQSISYLVLCGSNKKLYQELKAMNLPHVKPLSYISSRKEMNDLYDKVDAIITKPGGVTISEVLYKEIPIFVYSSLPGQETINLDYLKKHGLVTELSKQSPIEAQLKAVLENAESIADYKESLQLYHDSKEQATHAEMYQSVIKMMDEVRNRSYRFAPAAKSTWYKVVGKYIKEKILYN from the coding sequence ATGAAAAAGGTCTTATTTCTACCATTATTTCAAATGCAATCAGGACATCACCAAGTTTCTGAGACCATGATGAATTTATTAAAGAAACGGAACCCTTCCGCTGAATATAAAAAAATAGAACTTTTCACATATATCAATGAATCGCTTGGCGAGACGGTTACAAAAGGGTATTTGACGTGGATCAATGATTTCCCGAAAGCCTACGAATGGATTTATAAAAAAGCCGGCTATTCCGAAGAAAAAAAGGATAAGCCTAAACGTACATTGGAATTCTTTTTCCTCCGTAAAATGGAGCAGCTGCTTGAAGAGGAAAAGCCGGATTTGGTTGTATGTACGCAGGCGTTCTCTTCGTATCTTGTCAGCAGGCTGAAGATGTATGGCCGTACGCAGGTTGCAGCCATTAATGTGTATACAGATTTCTTCGTCAACCATTTCTGGGGAAAAGAAGGAATCGACTTGCACTTTGTCCCGACCGCCGATGTGAAAGAATATCTGGTCCGGGAACACCGCCTTTCACCGAATCAAATACAGGTGACGGGAATCCCGATTCACAGTGAATTTAAAAGAGGTCAGGCAAATGTGAAAAAGGATCAGAAGGAAAACCAGGTTCTGATCGCAGGCGGAAGCAGCGGCCTCGGCGATATCGTGGATCTCATCCCGAGGGAGCAAAAAGATCAATCGATTTCGTATCTGGTCCTCTGTGGAAGCAACAAAAAGCTTTATCAGGAACTGAAGGCCATGAATCTTCCGCATGTGAAGCCGCTGTCCTACATCTCATCAAGAAAAGAGATGAACGACTTGTATGACAAGGTGGACGCCATCATTACGAAGCCTGGCGGCGTGACGATCAGCGAAGTCCTTTACAAGGAAATCCCGATTTTCGTCTACTCATCCCTGCCAGGACAGGAAACGATCAACCTGGATTACTTGAAAAAGCACGGACTTGTTACGGAGCTGTCCAAACAGTCTCCAATCGAAGCGCAGTTGAAGGCAGTGCTCGAAAATGCTGAATCCATCGCAGATTATAAAGAAAGTCTGCAGCTCTATCATGATTCCAAAGAGCAGGCCACTCACGCTGAGATGTACCAATCTGTCATCAAAATGATGGATGAAGTCCGCAACCGGAGTTATCGTTTTGCACCTGCGGCAAAATCTACATGGTATAAAGTGGTTGGAAAGTATATTAAAGAAAAGATTTTATATAATTAA